One Ricinus communis isolate WT05 ecotype wild-type chromosome 7, ASM1957865v1, whole genome shotgun sequence genomic region harbors:
- the LOC8266709 gene encoding uncharacterized protein LOC8266709 isoform X3, which produces MVGFITVEFGQGFASGRISLGEIEVIKISRLEFIWTCKLPQDEKKGVSFYKPAAVPDGFNSLGHQCQINNQPLRSFLLVAREVAITKTEAAIFSSPVNSPALRKPIDYILVWSSYSFNDESYDGCGFFWLPQPPDGYKPLGYLVTNNPDKPDLDEVRCVRADLTDGCQAYRPILNVYSKFSSFPFEVWSTRPSHRGMIGKGVSVGTFFCGSYCTSGEELNIACLRNANPELHSMPNLEQIHALINHYGPTVFFHPDEVYLPSSVSWFFKNGALLYRAGDLTGESIDASGSNLPAGGTNDRAFWIDLPSDDHRDTVKHGNLKSAKLYVHVKPAYGGTFTDLAMWVFCPFNGPGTLKVGPLSFPFSKIGQHVGDWEHFTLRICNFSGELWSMYFSQHSGGQWIEAYNLEYIEGNKPIVYSSKNGHASYPHPGTYIQGSAKLWIGIRNDAARSNLFVDSSTHYEIIAGEYIAGDIIEPGWLQYMREWGPTIVYNSRNELDKIFNRLPVMLRYSVENIFYKLPVELYGEEGPTGPKEKNNWVGDERS; this is translated from the exons ATGGTTGGGTTCATAACAGTTGAATTTG GCCAAGGATTTGCTTCTGGAAGGATAAGTCTAGGGGAAATTGaagttattaaaatatctagGCTAGAGTTCATTTGGACCTGCAAACTTCCACAAGACGAGAAGAAAGGTGTTTCATTCTACAAGCCTGCTGCAGTGCCTGATGGATTTAATAGCCTTGGTCACCAATGCCAAATTAACAACCAGCCCTTAAGAAGCTTTCTTCTTGTGGCTAGGGAGGTGGCTATTACTAAGACAGAAGCTGCAATTTTTAGCAGCCCTGTTAATTCACCTGCTCTTCGGAAGCCCATTGATTATATACTAGTCTGGAGTTCATACAGTTTTAATGATGAAAGCTATGATGGATGTGGTTTCTTCTGGCTACCTCAGCCTCCTGATGGTTATAAACCCTTGGGCTATTTAGTTACAAACAACCCAGACAAGCCAGATTTGGATGAAGTGAGATGTGTTAGAGCAGACCTGACGGATGGGTGTCAAGCTTATCGCCCGATTCTTAATGTTTATTCTAAGTTTTCATCTTTTCCATTTGAAGTTTGGAGCACAAGGCCCAGTCATCGAGGAATGATTGGGAAAGGGGTTTCAGTTGGCACATTTTTCTGTGGTAGCTACTGTACATCTGGAGAGGAACTGAATATTGCGTGCTTGAGGAATGCAAATCCTGAACTGCATAGCATGCCTAATCTTGAACAGATCCATGCACTAATAAACCACTATGGTCCCACAGTTTTCTTTCATCCTGATGAGGTCTACTTACCATCTTCTGTTTCATGGTTCTTCAAAAACGGAGCTCTCTTGTACAGAGCTGGTGATTTGACAGGTGAATCCATTGATGCTAGCGGCTCAAATTTGCCAGCTGGTGGAACAAATGATAGGGCATTTTGGATAGACTTGCCTAGTGATGATCACAGAGATACTGTAAAACATGGAAACTTGAAAAGTGCAAAACTTTATGTTCATGTGAAACCTGCATATGGTGGGACTTTCACCGATCTCGCAATGTGGGTCTTTTGTCCATTCAATGGACCAGGGACTCTGAAAGTTGGACCTCTAAGTTTTCCCTTTAGCAAGATTGGGCAGCATGTGGGTGACTGGGAACACTTCACTCTTCGCATATGCAACTTCAGCGGAGAGCTGTGGAGTATGTATTTCTCTCAGCATAGTGGTGGCCAGTGGATTGAGGCTTATAATTTGGAGTACATAGAAGGCAATAAACCTATTGTTTATTCCTCTAAAAATGGACATGCAAGCTATCCTCATCCTGGGACATACATCCAGGGATCCGCAAAACTTTGGATTGGAATAAGAAATGACGCAGCTCGTAGTAATTTATTCGTGGATTCAAGCACccattatgaaattattgcaGGTGAATATATAGCAGGAGATATTATTGAACCTGGTTGGTTGCAGTACATGAGAGAGTGGGGGCCAACAATTGTCTACAATTCAAGGAATGAGCTAGACAAGATATTTAATCGTTTACCTGTGATGCTTAGATATTCTGTGGAGAACATATTTTATAAGCTACCAGTGGAGCTCTATGGGGAAGAAGGTCCTACTGGACCAAAGGAAAAGAACAATTGGGTGGGAGATGAAAGAAGCTAG
- the LOC8266709 gene encoding uncharacterized protein LOC8266709 isoform X2: protein MFEIFGCKCFHWKRIDNLLPSEPDTYSLPASLPDWPPGQGFASGRISLGEIEVIKISRLEFIWTCKLPQDEKKGVSFYKPAAVPDGFNSLGHQCQINNQPLRSFLLVAREVAITKTEAAIFSSPVNSPALRKPIDYILVWSSYSFNDESYDGCGFFWLPQPPDGYKPLGYLVTNNPDKPDLDEVRCVRADLTDGCQAYRPILNVYSKFSSFPFEVWSTRPSHRGMIGKGVSVGTFFCGSYCTSGEELNIACLRNANPELHSMPNLEQIHALINHYGPTVFFHPDEVYLPSSVSWFFKNGALLYRAGDLTGESIDASGSNLPAGGTNDRAFWIDLPSDDHRDTVKHGNLKSAKLYVHVKPAYGGTFTDLAMWVFCPFNGPGTLKVGPLSFPFSKIGQHVGDWEHFTLRICNFSGELWSMYFSQHSGGQWIEAYNLEYIEGNKPIVYSSKNGHASYPHPGTYIQGSAKLWIGIRNDAARSNLFVDSSTHYEIIAGEYIAGDIIEPGWLQYMREWGPTIVYNSRNELDKIFNRLPVMLRYSVENIFYKLPVELYGEEGPTGPKEKNNWVGDERS from the coding sequence GCCAAGGATTTGCTTCTGGAAGGATAAGTCTAGGGGAAATTGaagttattaaaatatctagGCTAGAGTTCATTTGGACCTGCAAACTTCCACAAGACGAGAAGAAAGGTGTTTCATTCTACAAGCCTGCTGCAGTGCCTGATGGATTTAATAGCCTTGGTCACCAATGCCAAATTAACAACCAGCCCTTAAGAAGCTTTCTTCTTGTGGCTAGGGAGGTGGCTATTACTAAGACAGAAGCTGCAATTTTTAGCAGCCCTGTTAATTCACCTGCTCTTCGGAAGCCCATTGATTATATACTAGTCTGGAGTTCATACAGTTTTAATGATGAAAGCTATGATGGATGTGGTTTCTTCTGGCTACCTCAGCCTCCTGATGGTTATAAACCCTTGGGCTATTTAGTTACAAACAACCCAGACAAGCCAGATTTGGATGAAGTGAGATGTGTTAGAGCAGACCTGACGGATGGGTGTCAAGCTTATCGCCCGATTCTTAATGTTTATTCTAAGTTTTCATCTTTTCCATTTGAAGTTTGGAGCACAAGGCCCAGTCATCGAGGAATGATTGGGAAAGGGGTTTCAGTTGGCACATTTTTCTGTGGTAGCTACTGTACATCTGGAGAGGAACTGAATATTGCGTGCTTGAGGAATGCAAATCCTGAACTGCATAGCATGCCTAATCTTGAACAGATCCATGCACTAATAAACCACTATGGTCCCACAGTTTTCTTTCATCCTGATGAGGTCTACTTACCATCTTCTGTTTCATGGTTCTTCAAAAACGGAGCTCTCTTGTACAGAGCTGGTGATTTGACAGGTGAATCCATTGATGCTAGCGGCTCAAATTTGCCAGCTGGTGGAACAAATGATAGGGCATTTTGGATAGACTTGCCTAGTGATGATCACAGAGATACTGTAAAACATGGAAACTTGAAAAGTGCAAAACTTTATGTTCATGTGAAACCTGCATATGGTGGGACTTTCACCGATCTCGCAATGTGGGTCTTTTGTCCATTCAATGGACCAGGGACTCTGAAAGTTGGACCTCTAAGTTTTCCCTTTAGCAAGATTGGGCAGCATGTGGGTGACTGGGAACACTTCACTCTTCGCATATGCAACTTCAGCGGAGAGCTGTGGAGTATGTATTTCTCTCAGCATAGTGGTGGCCAGTGGATTGAGGCTTATAATTTGGAGTACATAGAAGGCAATAAACCTATTGTTTATTCCTCTAAAAATGGACATGCAAGCTATCCTCATCCTGGGACATACATCCAGGGATCCGCAAAACTTTGGATTGGAATAAGAAATGACGCAGCTCGTAGTAATTTATTCGTGGATTCAAGCACccattatgaaattattgcaGGTGAATATATAGCAGGAGATATTATTGAACCTGGTTGGTTGCAGTACATGAGAGAGTGGGGGCCAACAATTGTCTACAATTCAAGGAATGAGCTAGACAAGATATTTAATCGTTTACCTGTGATGCTTAGATATTCTGTGGAGAACATATTTTATAAGCTACCAGTGGAGCTCTATGGGGAAGAAGGTCCTACTGGACCAAAGGAAAAGAACAATTGGGTGGGAGATGAAAGAAGCTAG
- the LOC8266708 gene encoding uncharacterized protein LOC8266708, translated as MLGRRFFFRKSSASQLPSITRPLDEEKSSSFGRKAVSFLLITVTGGVALSALDDLAIYRGCSSKAMEKASKNQAIKDAIGEPVVKGPWYNASLAVAHKRQSVSCTFPVSGPHGNGVFQLKAVRNGDDNWFSYFLPRDWEILIMEAFLHIPGNEEKQQTLRISVSDNHPPSDCTACTTCPQESQKPENK; from the exons ATGTTGGGAAGAAGGTTCTTCTTCAGAAAATCTTCAGCATCACAACTTCCAAG TATTACAAGGCCATTAGATGAAGAAAAGAGCAGTTCATTTGGTCGAAAAGcagtttcttttttgttaattacTGTTACTGGAGGTGTTGCTTTGAGTGCTCTTGATGACCTTGCCATATACCGAGGCTGCAGCAG CAAGGCCATGGAGAAAGCCAGTAAGAATCAGGCAATCAAAGATGCTATTGGAGAACCAGTTGTTAAAGGTCCATGGTATAATGCATCTCTTGCAGTAGCTCACAAAAGGCAGTCTGTATCTTGCACATTTCCTGTCTCTGGTCCACATGGCAATGGAGTCTTCCAATTGAAAGCAGTTCGTAATGGAG ATGACAACTGGTTTTCATATTTCCTTCCCCGTGACTGGGAAATCCTAATCATGGAAGCTTTCCTTCATATTCCTGGTAATGAAGAGAAGCAGCAAACACTACGCATTAGTGTATCTGACAACCACCCACCTTCAGATTGCACGGCATGCACCACATGTCCACAGGAATCCCAAAAGCCAGAGAACAAATGA
- the LOC8266707 gene encoding auxin-responsive protein IAA11 isoform X2 produces MRSGGFGGGGSGSMSTVSREDNATAMSSEDSSSPDESELELGLGLSLGGGGGFKNQHIVKGTHNFNHYARILTAKDLPCSHVSSTTSSSSSSTTLSRGNGSTAGTKRSADSVSAAPPNAASSQVVGWPPIRAYRMNSMVNQAKSMAADEFNSVVGGNKGNNTLVEKTKNGSNMNNSISKARTSLFVKVNMDGIPIGRKVDLSAHGCYEALAQTLEDMFLQPTPTINALRPSATEHNIMADGTRRPTLLDGSSEFVLTYEDKEGDWMLVGDVPWGMFLGSVKRLRIMRTSEATGLAPRLHERNGRQRSKAYLDSPF; encoded by the exons ATGCGAAGTGGCGGTTTCGGTGGCGGTGGCAGTGGCTCTATGTCGACGGTATCCAGAGAAGATAACGCTACGGCTATGTCATCGGAGGATTCATCAAGCCCAGATGAGTCTGAGCTTGAATTAGGACTTGGGTTAAGTcttggtggtggtggtggtttCAAGAATCAACATATTGTAAAGGGCACtcataattttaatcattatGCAAGGATTTTAACGGCTAAAGATCTGCCTTGTTCTCATGTTTCTTCTACGACgtcgtcttcttcttcttctactacTTTAAGTAGAGGTAACGGTAGTACTGCCGGTACTAAGAGAAGTGCTGATTCTGTTTCTGCTGCTCCTCCTAATGCTGCTTCTAG TCAGGTTGTTGGCTGGCCTCCAATCAGAGCTTATAGAATGAACAGCATGGTTAACCAGGCAAAATCAATGGCTGCTGATGAATTTAACTCAGTGGTTGGGGGAAATAAAGGTAACAATACTTTGGTGGAGAAGACAAAAAATGGAAGCAACATGAACAACAGTATTTCCAAGGCTAGGACTTCCCTCTTTGTCAAGGTTAATATGGATGGAATTCCTATAGGAAGGAAGGTTGATCTGAGTGCTCATGGCTGCTATGAGGCCTTAGCCCAAACTTTGGAAGATATGTTCCTCCAGCCCACCCCAACCATCAATGCACTAA GACCAAGCGCTACAGAGCATAACATCATGGCAGATGGAACAAGAAGGCCGACGCTGCTGGATGGTTCATCTGAGTTTGTGCTTACTTATGAGGACAAGGAAGGGGACTGGATGCTTGTTGGAGATGTTCCTTGGGG GATGTTCCTTGGCTCTGTGAAGAGGCTCAGAATCATGAGGACGTCCGAGGCAACTGGACTTG ctCCAAGGTTACACGAAAGGAATGGAAGACAGAGAAGCAAAGCCTATCTAGACTCTCCCTTTTAA
- the LOC8266707 gene encoding auxin-responsive protein IAA11 isoform X1: protein MRSGGFGGGGSGSMSTVSREDNATAMSSEDSSSPDESELELGLGLSLGGGGGFKNQHIVKGTHNFNHYARILTAKDLPCSHVSSTTSSSSSSTTLSRGNGSTAGTKRSADSVSAAPPNAASSSQVVGWPPIRAYRMNSMVNQAKSMAADEFNSVVGGNKGNNTLVEKTKNGSNMNNSISKARTSLFVKVNMDGIPIGRKVDLSAHGCYEALAQTLEDMFLQPTPTINALRPSATEHNIMADGTRRPTLLDGSSEFVLTYEDKEGDWMLVGDVPWGMFLGSVKRLRIMRTSEATGLAPRLHERNGRQRSKAYLDSPF from the exons ATGCGAAGTGGCGGTTTCGGTGGCGGTGGCAGTGGCTCTATGTCGACGGTATCCAGAGAAGATAACGCTACGGCTATGTCATCGGAGGATTCATCAAGCCCAGATGAGTCTGAGCTTGAATTAGGACTTGGGTTAAGTcttggtggtggtggtggtttCAAGAATCAACATATTGTAAAGGGCACtcataattttaatcattatGCAAGGATTTTAACGGCTAAAGATCTGCCTTGTTCTCATGTTTCTTCTACGACgtcgtcttcttcttcttctactacTTTAAGTAGAGGTAACGGTAGTACTGCCGGTACTAAGAGAAGTGCTGATTCTGTTTCTGCTGCTCCTCCTAATGCTGCTTCTAG CAGTCAGGTTGTTGGCTGGCCTCCAATCAGAGCTTATAGAATGAACAGCATGGTTAACCAGGCAAAATCAATGGCTGCTGATGAATTTAACTCAGTGGTTGGGGGAAATAAAGGTAACAATACTTTGGTGGAGAAGACAAAAAATGGAAGCAACATGAACAACAGTATTTCCAAGGCTAGGACTTCCCTCTTTGTCAAGGTTAATATGGATGGAATTCCTATAGGAAGGAAGGTTGATCTGAGTGCTCATGGCTGCTATGAGGCCTTAGCCCAAACTTTGGAAGATATGTTCCTCCAGCCCACCCCAACCATCAATGCACTAA GACCAAGCGCTACAGAGCATAACATCATGGCAGATGGAACAAGAAGGCCGACGCTGCTGGATGGTTCATCTGAGTTTGTGCTTACTTATGAGGACAAGGAAGGGGACTGGATGCTTGTTGGAGATGTTCCTTGGGG GATGTTCCTTGGCTCTGTGAAGAGGCTCAGAATCATGAGGACGTCCGAGGCAACTGGACTTG ctCCAAGGTTACACGAAAGGAATGGAAGACAGAGAAGCAAAGCCTATCTAGACTCTCCCTTTTAA